From Actinomyces slackii, a single genomic window includes:
- a CDS encoding Eco57I restriction-modification methylase domain-containing protein → MAVSDALVVGEDWISEHYFTTETTKGSFLARVLERRKEWEALERPADGAAPVGTARSRFRSARPRLEELLAALPAADDEAAGEGAPVTLSAAALDAAAELDTLLREVLGFASAEYRLTECGPVTLVRPVGDDGPAPLALVRARPAATIEDLLVKDDLTLAEPWEPVDLEDPAASAVEGAEPVESVSRALSALMTDEHGPAFALVLAGRWALVADKERWPEGRWLAVDVQLVVERNEVRRGGEVERALACLEAASLVPGPEGETWWAATMADSAAHTVGVSRDLREGVRSSIEVIANEVVRRRAAQGLAPLPQDQAQPLALQSLRFIYRIIFLLYAEASPELGVLPVGAAEYDAGYGLERLRELCLRELHEESSQSGTHVYESLSLLFRLVDRGHNAQAAAGEALEEAFDGLVFQPMRADLFRDQATALIDEVGLGNAAMLRVLRSLLLTKEGGKAGRGFISYVELGINQLGAVYEGLMSYSGSFATERLWEVAPGGDASKGSWVVPEDVMEGLEAQDFVMTTDESTGERRNVTYEKGEFVFRLSGRDRQRSASFYTPEVLTRFTVQQALAELLDQDGHVTTAEEVLGLTVCEPALGSGAFAIEAVRQLAEQYLSRRERELGERVDPEERPRELAKVKAFLALHQVYGVDLNATAVELAEVSLWLDTMVEGLAAPWFGLRLRRGNSLVGARRALYSVSQLKKRAWLTNAPIPEPLRAVAEAIDADDGAAHRLGGALDVSGRIHHFLLPAKGWGSAVEVPKQVRDLVDADRLRAVKTWRKEITKQPSAAHTKRLTALARRVEVLWELTLRRLRVAEAEASRRIDLWGREAASDDGSTVSREEIEAYLADPSSAYRRLRLVMDAWCALWYWPLTTSVRPPSLEEWIGALEGLLGYAGAAGPANAQTLDEATTWAELADAEDWDLQFSSARRVEEVARDNPWLTVVQQLAAEQGFFHWELDFATVFARGGFDLQVGNPPWVRPRTDVNALLSEGDPWWTLTSKPSVAAKGERMPLTLARDGVRELVVDGTVEVIVLSEMLSDASAYPLLSGQPDLYRAFMCQVWEHQNKQGISSLIHMESHFTDAKTPELRAATYRRLRRHWQFINELQLFDIDHHNAYGVHVYSSERVSAFLHATSLYHPDTALRSLLHDGSDEEPGFKDPHTGTWDLRPHASRIQRVDESVLRTWQAVTEAEDWRSTPMVSTVNSAAARTLAMLASHPRISSLGLEFSRGWDESIDRQKGRFVQRWGEASWEDAILQGPHIHVSTPLYKAPNATMKHNQDWTSTDFEALPADALPVTQYKPAGDRTTYDRLYTHWGDSSARDHYRIAWRTQVPLTGERTLAPAMIPPGSAHVDGVFSAGLSHGSTRQLAIAAGGLSSLLIDFYVRSRGLSHIRGSAANSLPTITFESPLANRILSRILRLTCVTKAYADLWTECWEDAFLADEPILERHDERPIGPEWAPDVPLRRAEDRRNAQAEIDVMVAAMLGVPIEDLCTIYRTQFAVLYDYDHGRGQGAYLYDANGRQVPTPVRQAWQKRQRPDSNDAMPLSERTHTHPGSGVNYTYNLPFHTRDRQSDFRHIHASFTHTT, encoded by the coding sequence ATGGCGGTGTCGGACGCGCTCGTCGTGGGCGAGGACTGGATCAGCGAGCACTACTTCACCACGGAGACCACGAAGGGGTCCTTCCTGGCCCGGGTGCTGGAGCGCCGTAAGGAGTGGGAGGCGCTGGAGAGGCCCGCCGACGGCGCCGCCCCGGTGGGGACTGCGCGCTCGCGCTTCCGCTCCGCCCGTCCCCGCCTGGAGGAGCTGCTCGCGGCTCTCCCGGCGGCCGACGACGAGGCGGCGGGCGAGGGCGCCCCGGTCACTCTCTCCGCTGCCGCACTGGATGCTGCCGCTGAGTTGGACACGCTGCTGCGCGAGGTCCTGGGCTTCGCCTCTGCCGAGTACCGGCTCACCGAGTGCGGTCCGGTGACGCTGGTGCGTCCCGTCGGTGATGACGGCCCGGCCCCGCTGGCGCTGGTGCGGGCCCGTCCGGCGGCCACGATCGAGGACCTGCTGGTCAAGGACGACCTGACTCTGGCTGAGCCCTGGGAGCCGGTGGACCTGGAGGACCCGGCGGCGTCGGCCGTGGAGGGGGCCGAGCCGGTGGAGTCTGTGTCCCGGGCGCTGTCGGCGCTCATGACCGATGAGCACGGTCCGGCCTTCGCCCTGGTACTGGCGGGGCGGTGGGCACTGGTCGCGGACAAGGAGCGGTGGCCGGAGGGCCGGTGGCTGGCGGTGGACGTCCAGCTCGTCGTGGAGCGCAATGAGGTCCGGCGCGGCGGCGAGGTGGAGCGGGCCCTGGCCTGCCTGGAGGCTGCCTCCCTGGTTCCCGGGCCGGAGGGCGAGACGTGGTGGGCGGCGACCATGGCGGACTCGGCAGCCCACACGGTGGGGGTGTCGAGGGATCTGCGCGAGGGTGTGCGCTCCTCGATTGAGGTCATCGCCAATGAGGTGGTGCGTCGTCGCGCCGCCCAGGGCCTAGCCCCGCTCCCCCAGGACCAGGCACAGCCGCTGGCTCTTCAATCGCTGCGCTTCATCTACCGGATCATCTTCCTGCTCTACGCCGAGGCGAGCCCGGAGCTGGGCGTGCTGCCGGTGGGGGCCGCGGAGTACGACGCCGGCTACGGCCTGGAGCGCCTGCGCGAGCTGTGCCTGCGGGAGCTGCATGAGGAGTCCTCGCAGTCGGGCACGCATGTCTATGAGTCCCTGAGCCTGCTGTTCCGCCTGGTGGACCGCGGTCACAACGCCCAGGCGGCAGCCGGCGAGGCCTTGGAGGAAGCGTTCGACGGCCTGGTCTTCCAGCCGATGCGCGCGGACCTGTTCCGCGACCAGGCCACGGCCCTCATCGATGAGGTGGGCCTGGGCAACGCGGCGATGCTGCGGGTGCTGCGCAGCCTGCTGCTGACCAAGGAGGGAGGCAAGGCCGGGCGCGGCTTCATCTCCTACGTGGAGCTGGGGATCAACCAGCTGGGCGCCGTCTATGAGGGACTCATGAGCTATTCGGGGTCCTTCGCCACCGAGCGCCTGTGGGAGGTGGCGCCGGGCGGGGATGCCTCGAAGGGCTCGTGGGTGGTGCCCGAGGATGTCATGGAGGGCCTGGAGGCCCAGGACTTCGTCATGACGACCGACGAGTCCACCGGGGAGCGCCGGAACGTCACCTATGAGAAGGGCGAGTTCGTCTTCCGGCTCTCGGGGCGGGACCGGCAGCGGTCGGCGTCGTTCTACACCCCGGAGGTGCTGACCCGCTTCACGGTGCAGCAGGCGCTGGCTGAGCTGTTGGATCAGGACGGGCATGTCACCACTGCTGAGGAGGTGCTGGGCCTGACGGTGTGCGAGCCGGCGCTCGGCTCGGGGGCCTTCGCGATTGAGGCGGTGCGCCAACTGGCGGAGCAGTACCTGTCCCGCAGGGAGCGCGAGCTGGGCGAGCGGGTGGACCCGGAGGAGCGTCCCCGTGAGCTGGCGAAGGTCAAGGCCTTCCTGGCGCTGCACCAGGTCTACGGGGTGGACCTCAATGCGACGGCTGTGGAGCTCGCGGAGGTCTCCCTGTGGCTGGACACAATGGTGGAGGGGCTGGCCGCGCCCTGGTTCGGGCTGCGGTTGCGGCGCGGCAATTCGCTGGTGGGGGCGAGGCGCGCCCTGTACTCGGTCTCCCAGCTGAAGAAGCGGGCGTGGCTGACGAACGCGCCGATCCCCGAACCGCTGCGCGCCGTGGCTGAGGCCATTGACGCCGACGACGGCGCCGCTCACCGCCTGGGTGGCGCCTTGGATGTGAGTGGCCGCATCCATCACTTCCTGCTGCCGGCCAAGGGCTGGGGCAGTGCGGTGGAGGTGCCCAAGCAGGTGCGTGACCTGGTGGATGCTGACCGGCTGAGGGCTGTCAAGACCTGGCGCAAGGAGATCACCAAGCAGCCGAGTGCGGCTCACACCAAGCGGCTGACGGCGCTGGCGCGGCGCGTGGAGGTTCTGTGGGAGTTGACGCTGCGGCGCCTGCGGGTGGCGGAGGCGGAGGCCTCCCGGCGGATCGACCTGTGGGGACGGGAGGCGGCATCCGACGACGGCTCGACGGTGAGCCGGGAGGAGATTGAGGCCTACCTGGCGGACCCGAGTTCGGCCTACAGGCGGCTGCGCCTGGTCATGGATGCGTGGTGCGCCCTGTGGTACTGGCCGCTGACCACGAGTGTTCGGCCGCCCTCACTGGAGGAGTGGATCGGGGCCTTGGAGGGGCTGCTGGGCTATGCCGGAGCGGCCGGCCCGGCGAACGCCCAGACCCTGGATGAGGCGACAACCTGGGCAGAGCTGGCCGACGCCGAGGACTGGGACCTCCAGTTCTCCAGCGCCCGTCGCGTGGAGGAGGTGGCGCGGGACAATCCATGGCTGACTGTGGTTCAGCAGCTGGCCGCCGAGCAGGGCTTCTTCCACTGGGAGCTGGACTTCGCCACGGTCTTCGCCCGTGGTGGCTTCGACCTCCAGGTGGGGAACCCACCGTGGGTGCGGCCGCGCACGGACGTCAATGCTCTTCTGTCCGAGGGCGACCCGTGGTGGACTCTGACCAGCAAGCCGTCGGTTGCGGCGAAGGGCGAGCGCATGCCGCTCACTCTCGCCCGCGACGGTGTCCGCGAACTCGTTGTTGATGGCACAGTGGAGGTCATCGTCCTGTCCGAGATGTTGAGCGATGCCTCGGCGTACCCCCTGCTCAGCGGCCAGCCGGACCTCTACCGCGCCTTCATGTGCCAGGTCTGGGAGCACCAGAACAAGCAGGGCATCTCCAGCCTCATCCACATGGAGAGTCATTTCACGGATGCCAAGACTCCTGAGTTGCGTGCCGCTACCTACCGACGTCTACGTCGCCATTGGCAGTTCATCAACGAACTCCAACTCTTCGACATTGATCATCACAACGCATACGGCGTCCATGTCTACAGCTCCGAACGAGTGTCGGCATTCCTGCATGCGACCTCGCTCTACCATCCTGACACAGCCCTCCGCTCCCTCCTTCATGACGGGAGTGACGAAGAGCCAGGCTTCAAAGATCCTCATACGGGCACATGGGACCTGCGCCCGCACGCGTCTCGCATCCAGCGTGTTGACGAGTCGGTGCTCCGGACATGGCAAGCGGTGACTGAGGCTGAGGACTGGCGATCGACCCCCATGGTCTCGACCGTCAATTCGGCCGCAGCTCGGACACTGGCGATGCTGGCATCACATCCGCGCATCAGCAGTCTCGGGCTTGAGTTCTCGCGCGGATGGGATGAGTCCATCGACCGCCAGAAAGGTCGTTTCGTTCAGCGGTGGGGCGAAGCGTCGTGGGAGGACGCGATCCTTCAAGGCCCTCACATCCATGTGTCGACGCCTCTGTATAAGGCACCGAACGCGACGATGAAGCACAATCAGGACTGGACCTCGACGGATTTCGAAGCCCTGCCTGCGGATGCGCTGCCGGTCACCCAGTACAAGCCTGCGGGCGACCGCACCACCTACGACCGCCTCTACACCCACTGGGGCGACTCCTCCGCCCGCGACCACTACCGCATCGCCTGGCGCACTCAAGTGCCTTTGACTGGAGAGAGAACCCTTGCCCCCGCAATGATTCCACCCGGTTCAGCCCACGTCGATGGAGTGTTCTCCGCAGGGCTATCGCATGGCAGCACCCGCCAACTCGCAATCGCAGCCGGAGGCTTGAGCTCACTCCTAATCGACTTCTACGTTCGCTCACGAGGTCTCTCCCACATACGAGGATCGGCTGCCAACTCACTCCCCACCATCACCTTCGAGTCCCCCCTCGCGAACCGAATCCTTTCACGCATCCTCCGCCTCACCTGTGTCACGAAGGCTTACGCGGATCTGTGGACGGAGTGCTGGGAGGATGCCTTCCTGGCTGATGAGCCGATCCTGGAGCGTCATGACGAGCGCCCCATCGGCCCCGAATGGGCTCCTGATGTGCCGCTGCGTCGTGCGGAGGACCGCCGCAACGCCCAGGCGGAGATCGATGTCATGGTGGCGGCGATGCTGGGCGTGCCGATAGAGGACCTGTGCACGATCTACCGCACCCAGTTCGCTGTGCTGTACGACTACGACCACGGCCGTGGCCAGGGGGCTTACCTCTATGACGCGAACGGCAGGCAGGTGCCGACTCCGGTCCGCCAGGCCTGGCAGAAGCGCCAGCGCCCGGACTCGAATGATGCCATGCCGTTATCTGAGCGCACCCACACCCACCCCGGTTCGGGAGTAAACTACACCTACAACCTCCCCTTCCACACCCGCGACCGCCAATCCGACTTCCGCCACATCCACGCCTCCTTTACCCATACGACATAA
- a CDS encoding ATP-dependent nuclease, translating to MADEHNSIRLVHLPALRNPVDDLSRRDARILLELLRADERRHPETGGLRSLRAQAEGMLDSLTSHSLVRSVEDRIAENLKIISGGVQEHHAFVGTQTVDDTYLARVFEMLVALIPDRATARRLQVSSLGYVNLLHIAITLAGIPDAGSTLPPDDPSSGSGDANEDVGSDDERVEAARKRLAQTQEAADTDADSFYPELFHATVLIEEPEAHLHPQLQYGLIRYLRTLVEDRPDIQVIVTTHSTDLAAACDPEELVIVRKDAENRTVSRRLADLPLSDDLKTRLFQQTRLHLDATRSAALFADRVLIVEGVTEASILRLLGRAWAGNDTRRIGFIDSLAILPVGHKVGEWPIRLLATPGHELVVRVAAIADTDRRGTPLPEPQPPAWHTELDPSSARFYWSRPTLEPSLVSGNEVLIKDAFTECNLVAPNPVSAETIDRFFANQSRHKAKFALALSRLIDQNLSTVVIPDPITAMFTWLYDGTEPGSSLADDII from the coding sequence TTGGCCGACGAGCACAACAGCATTCGGCTCGTACACCTACCGGCTCTGCGGAATCCAGTCGACGATCTCTCAAGACGCGACGCCCGTATCCTCCTCGAACTGCTCCGCGCCGACGAACGTAGACACCCGGAAACCGGCGGACTTCGATCTCTACGAGCCCAAGCCGAAGGCATGCTTGACTCACTCACCAGCCACTCACTCGTGAGGAGCGTCGAAGACCGCATCGCTGAGAACCTCAAAATCATCAGCGGCGGAGTCCAGGAGCATCACGCATTCGTAGGCACACAGACAGTCGATGACACCTACCTCGCCCGAGTGTTCGAAATGCTCGTCGCGCTCATCCCAGACCGCGCGACCGCCCGGCGCTTGCAGGTGTCTAGCCTGGGCTATGTGAACCTGCTTCACATAGCCATCACCCTCGCCGGCATCCCAGATGCAGGAAGCACCTTACCGCCCGATGATCCGTCGAGTGGCAGCGGCGATGCAAACGAAGACGTAGGGAGCGATGATGAACGTGTCGAGGCTGCAAGAAAGAGGCTCGCCCAGACGCAAGAGGCTGCGGATACCGATGCAGATTCGTTCTACCCGGAGCTCTTCCACGCCACGGTCTTGATTGAGGAGCCAGAAGCTCACCTTCACCCACAGCTTCAGTACGGCCTCATCCGCTATCTGCGCACCCTAGTCGAGGATCGCCCAGACATTCAGGTCATCGTGACGACGCACTCTACTGATCTCGCCGCCGCCTGCGATCCCGAGGAACTTGTCATCGTGCGAAAGGACGCTGAGAACCGCACAGTTTCACGCCGGCTCGCGGACCTCCCATTAAGCGACGACCTCAAGACCAGGTTGTTCCAGCAGACTCGTCTGCACCTTGATGCAACACGGTCAGCCGCCTTGTTTGCAGATCGAGTTCTCATCGTCGAGGGAGTCACGGAGGCCAGCATCCTCAGACTGCTCGGGCGGGCGTGGGCAGGTAACGACACACGACGAATCGGCTTCATCGACTCTCTCGCGATCCTTCCAGTCGGCCACAAAGTTGGGGAGTGGCCGATCCGCCTACTCGCGACACCTGGCCACGAGCTTGTCGTCCGCGTTGCTGCCATCGCCGACACGGACCGGCGCGGTACACCGCTGCCCGAACCACAGCCACCGGCCTGGCACACAGAGCTCGACCCGAGCTCCGCACGCTTCTACTGGTCCCGACCAACGCTGGAGCCCTCACTTGTCAGCGGGAACGAAGTCCTCATCAAAGACGCTTTTACGGAATGCAACCTCGTCGCTCCTAACCCAGTAAGCGCCGAGACTATCGACCGGTTCTTTGCGAACCAATCGAGGCACAAGGCCAAATTCGCGCTCGCACTCTCCCGGCTGATCGACCAGAATCTGAGTACTGTCGTCATCCCAGATCCCATCACCGCCATGTTCACCTGGCTCTACGACGGCACGGAACCAGGCTCGTCTCTCGCGGACGACATCATCTGA
- a CDS encoding UvrD-helicase domain-containing protein, giving the protein MLAAAAPDRLVNVISAPGSGKTTIAAERYGYLRYQTSDLRGTLGLTFNRAAAVELRRRIDFRWGANCIKPPHRVITFDHLHVEFLTHLLNGGKITWPNGVTTLDVRDDYRGVKGFRFLQAGNYVRVAGLDNRRVVVSQSRKVTKPESGIGKVDHHRAVLNVGTVSHEDIRSILCAAMQVDELQQVAADWLSANYRAAIIDEVYDADDLDLRVAYLAAEAGLSVTLIGDPRQALYKWRGAKPEIVERLLEGTSDQFVAYEQPESFRFVGEQMPDLATNLRAGVGATLPRTDSSEVDVALARNWRQLWSVGDNILPLAFKTVDNTTDAAMNLLLDVVTRARLGTSSHGREGAIMKLRLDREQFQATQDEFFAPLIVKLCAGEDESQVLGDLRETIKSLGGHKPIRLPDKEATFRQQLSQLAARLNQTAVIPGLTVFQAKGREWQRVGVVLSEDQLAALESGLEVIEEEHCITYVAITRAKRFCGLLSTTPSSATAQLQLDM; this is encoded by the coding sequence GTGCTTGCCGCTGCCGCTCCTGATCGACTCGTCAATGTCATCTCAGCTCCCGGTAGCGGCAAGACGACTATCGCCGCCGAACGCTACGGCTACTTGCGATACCAGACGAGTGATCTTCGCGGCACTCTTGGCCTTACCTTCAACCGCGCCGCAGCCGTGGAACTGCGCCGCCGGATTGACTTTCGCTGGGGCGCGAACTGTATCAAGCCACCACATCGCGTTATCACCTTCGACCACCTCCATGTCGAATTCCTCACTCATCTCCTCAACGGAGGCAAGATCACATGGCCGAATGGCGTTACTACCCTCGATGTCCGCGATGATTACCGAGGTGTCAAGGGTTTCCGTTTCCTTCAAGCCGGAAACTACGTTCGCGTCGCAGGCCTCGACAACAGACGTGTGGTCGTCTCCCAGAGCCGCAAAGTGACAAAACCGGAGTCAGGTATCGGTAAGGTCGACCACCATCGAGCAGTACTCAACGTGGGGACGGTTAGCCACGAAGATATTCGCTCGATTCTTTGCGCGGCCATGCAGGTCGACGAGCTGCAGCAGGTCGCGGCCGACTGGCTGTCTGCGAACTATCGCGCGGCTATCATCGACGAAGTGTACGATGCGGACGATCTCGATCTCCGCGTTGCCTACCTGGCCGCCGAAGCCGGGCTGTCGGTCACCCTCATTGGCGATCCCCGGCAAGCACTCTACAAGTGGCGAGGCGCGAAACCGGAGATTGTGGAAAGACTGTTGGAAGGCACGTCCGATCAGTTCGTTGCGTACGAGCAACCAGAGTCCTTCAGGTTTGTCGGCGAGCAGATGCCTGACCTGGCAACGAATCTACGTGCCGGCGTCGGTGCAACTCTACCTCGCACTGATAGTAGCGAGGTTGACGTCGCACTCGCCCGAAATTGGAGACAACTGTGGTCTGTCGGCGATAATATCCTTCCGCTCGCCTTCAAGACGGTTGATAACACGACGGATGCGGCGATGAACCTTCTCCTTGACGTTGTCACGCGTGCCCGCCTCGGCACGTCATCGCACGGGCGCGAAGGGGCCATCATGAAGTTACGTCTCGATCGCGAGCAGTTTCAGGCTACGCAAGATGAGTTCTTTGCACCACTTATCGTAAAGTTATGTGCTGGCGAAGATGAAAGTCAAGTCCTTGGAGACCTTCGTGAAACTATCAAGAGTCTTGGCGGACACAAACCGATACGGCTTCCCGATAAGGAGGCCACTTTTCGACAGCAACTTTCTCAGCTTGCGGCTAGATTGAACCAAACAGCAGTAATTCCTGGCCTTACCGTCTTTCAAGCAAAAGGACGAGAGTGGCAACGAGTTGGAGTCGTGCTTTCCGAAGACCAACTCGCTGCGCTTGAGTCGGGACTTGAAGTAATAGAAGAGGAGCACTGTATCACTTACGTAGCGATCACCCGAGCCAAACGGTTCTGTGGCCTCTTGTCCACCACTCCGAGTTCCGCGACTGCCCAACTCCAACTCGACATGTAG
- a CDS encoding CHAT domain-containing protein, with translation MGSQQYRRELDRKRKQRVEAEKKAVEYRNKESQKRAEADRAHQEAIKTKSASAQKAKMSRAAQRDRDAASAGREANKWQKKASDYRKQEVNLQTKLARAEHSEAEAAERKRKREQAETDRRTAAERAAIEVRFDRTEHAVGEVLRKLRAPKPEKLRVLLLGASSEGDLRVGREQKRIRSAVESALHRDLIELDVRPAATVNDLLDGITRFRPHVVHFSGHSSEDLIVFERDTDVLHKGQDVTAHAFLRAIAATDDPPLLVLLNACNSAAQIDQLVGDAVPFAIGMADSINDEDAISYAARFYASVANGQSVRSAHLSGQAALELAGLDSTELPILASATDVDPGVTVLVESVG, from the coding sequence TTGGGATCACAGCAGTACCGCAGAGAACTTGACCGCAAGCGGAAGCAACGCGTCGAGGCGGAGAAGAAGGCTGTTGAGTACCGGAATAAGGAGTCGCAGAAGCGTGCTGAAGCGGATAGGGCACATCAAGAGGCAATCAAGACCAAGAGCGCATCAGCACAGAAGGCAAAGATGAGCCGAGCTGCCCAGCGCGACCGAGATGCCGCGTCCGCCGGACGCGAAGCTAACAAATGGCAGAAGAAGGCCTCCGACTATCGGAAACAGGAAGTGAATCTTCAGACCAAACTTGCGCGAGCAGAGCACTCTGAGGCCGAAGCAGCGGAACGCAAGCGTAAGCGAGAGCAAGCTGAGACCGATCGACGCACAGCCGCAGAACGCGCTGCAATTGAAGTACGCTTCGACCGCACTGAACATGCTGTCGGGGAAGTGCTCCGGAAACTACGAGCACCCAAGCCAGAGAAGTTGCGTGTGCTGTTGCTCGGAGCGTCCTCCGAAGGCGATCTGCGCGTCGGTCGGGAGCAGAAGCGCATCCGATCCGCAGTCGAGTCTGCGCTGCACCGGGACCTGATCGAGCTCGATGTCCGTCCTGCCGCGACCGTGAATGATCTGCTGGATGGCATTACTAGGTTCCGTCCACATGTTGTGCACTTCTCCGGTCACAGTAGCGAAGATCTCATCGTCTTCGAACGCGACACCGATGTGCTGCACAAGGGGCAGGACGTCACTGCGCACGCTTTCTTACGCGCGATCGCGGCCACCGACGACCCACCACTGCTCGTGCTGCTCAACGCCTGTAATTCCGCTGCTCAGATCGATCAACTCGTCGGTGACGCGGTCCCGTTCGCCATCGGAATGGCTGACAGCATCAACGACGAAGATGCCATTAGCTACGCCGCACGGTTCTACGCTTCCGTAGCGAACGGGCAGTCGGTACGCTCAGCGCATCTGTCCGGACAAGCTGCACTTGAACTAGCCGGCCTCGACAGTACTGAGCTTCCGATTCTCGCCTCAGCTACAGACGTCGATCCTGGAGTCACGGTCCTGGTAGAGTCCGTCGGCTAA
- a CDS encoding nitroreductase family protein, protein MRTRHVVRQYLDTPLDDVAAALLARVEEANASHGTDIRLLAGSARVFGPLWGTVRARSVRNCLVMAGPDTPDLDERLGHAGAGLMLAAQELGLNTWWVGGTFSKRAAARASGATGRVVAVVALGYGATQGTAHDSKRPEEVASYEGEPPAWFTQGVEAALLAPTAFGKQAFTLAGRDGEVMITCEEGDYAGQDRGIVKYFFEVGAGRDNFRWAS, encoded by the coding sequence ATGCGTACCCGGCACGTGGTGCGCCAATACCTTGATACTCCCCTCGACGACGTCGCCGCTGCCCTGCTAGCCCGCGTCGAGGAGGCCAACGCCTCCCACGGCACGGACATCCGCCTGCTGGCCGGCAGCGCGCGCGTCTTCGGACCGCTGTGGGGCACGGTGCGAGCCCGTAGCGTGCGCAACTGCCTGGTCATGGCCGGCCCGGACACGCCTGACCTCGACGAGCGACTCGGTCACGCCGGCGCTGGCCTCATGCTCGCCGCGCAGGAGCTCGGGCTCAACACATGGTGGGTCGGCGGGACCTTCTCCAAGAGAGCAGCCGCCAGGGCCAGTGGCGCCACGGGGCGGGTGGTCGCCGTCGTCGCCCTCGGTTACGGCGCCACCCAGGGCACCGCGCACGACTCCAAGCGCCCCGAGGAGGTCGCCTCCTACGAGGGCGAGCCCCCAGCGTGGTTCACTCAGGGGGTCGAGGCGGCACTGCTCGCGCCGACCGCCTTCGGCAAGCAGGCCTTCACCCTGGCCGGCAGGGACGGCGAGGTGATGATCACCTGCGAGGAGGGCGACTACGCGGGCCAGGACCGCGGCATCGTCAAGTACTTCTTCGAGGTCGGCGCCGGCCGCGACAACTTCCGCTGGGCCTCTTGA
- a CDS encoding Fic family protein, producing MEVLGIVNQTRALNRHVQPLLDAGSLERTIPDKPTSRLQRYRLTDAGRDCLDSNSQRDPADRDDDK from the coding sequence ATGGAGGTACTCGGCATCGTCAATCAGACCCGTGCCCTCAACCGTCATGTACAGCCGCTGCTGGACGCCGGGTCGCTGGAGCGGACGATCCCGGACAAGCCAACCAGCCGCCTCCAGCGCTACCGGCTCACCGACGCCGGACGCGACTGCCTCGACAGCAACAGCCAACGTGATCCTGCTGATCGGGATGATGACAAGTAG
- a CDS encoding helix-turn-helix domain-containing protein, which produces MSATTTMTHSTTLPPEDLEPMLDLSHFLDQVTEPAALLGPDGQTVGLPLEAYQVLSDVVRAMSQGRAITVAPVDQMLTTQEAADFLGISRPTLVKLLESGRIPFERPTGGRHRRVRLVDVVEYQRQSAQERSDALDAMTREAVEAGLYDTTATDYTAALRQARKG; this is translated from the coding sequence ATGAGCGCTACGACCACGATGACGCACTCGACGACCCTGCCCCCTGAGGACCTCGAGCCCATGCTCGACCTGTCCCACTTCCTGGACCAGGTGACAGAGCCGGCCGCGCTTCTCGGGCCCGACGGTCAGACCGTCGGCCTCCCATTGGAGGCTTACCAGGTCCTCAGTGACGTCGTCCGCGCCATGTCGCAGGGCCGAGCGATCACCGTCGCGCCCGTCGACCAGATGCTGACGACCCAGGAGGCCGCGGATTTCCTCGGCATCAGTCGCCCTACCCTCGTCAAGCTCTTGGAATCCGGTCGAATCCCCTTCGAGCGCCCCACAGGAGGCAGGCACCGCCGGGTCCGGCTCGTTGACGTCGTCGAGTACCAGCGCCAGTCCGCCCAGGAGCGCAGCGACGCCTTGGACGCCATGACTCGCGAGGCGGTCGAGGCTGGCCTGTACGACACCACCGCAACGGACTACACAGCCGCCCTGCGACAGGCCCGCAAGGGCTGA
- a CDS encoding PIN domain-containing protein: protein MTRFSAMLDACVLVPVTLADTLLRLAEDGLYRPLWSTRIIAETVHAIEQVHPQLPIDAIQRRAAAMDAAFSDASVTGWEALEPAISLPDPDDRHVVAAAIMGRADVIVTKNIKDYPPDTLEPCHIEVQSPDVFLLHQLDLAPSTVMSALQRQARSSHRPQLTLETLLDHLALCGAPAFVRAAKAQRWRLSADD, encoded by the coding sequence ATGACCCGCTTCTCAGCGATGCTGGACGCCTGCGTGCTCGTCCCAGTGACGCTTGCTGACACTCTCCTCAGGCTCGCCGAGGACGGCCTCTATCGCCCCTTGTGGAGCACTCGGATCATCGCCGAGACAGTCCACGCGATCGAACAGGTTCATCCCCAGCTGCCCATCGACGCCATCCAACGCCGAGCCGCAGCTATGGACGCCGCCTTCAGTGATGCCTCAGTGACCGGCTGGGAGGCGCTGGAACCAGCCATCAGTCTGCCCGATCCGGACGACCGTCACGTCGTGGCAGCCGCCATCATGGGCCGTGCCGACGTCATCGTCACCAAGAACATCAAGGACTACCCACCAGACACTCTCGAACCATGCCACATCGAGGTTCAGAGTCCCGACGTCTTTCTCCTCCACCAACTCGACCTGGCTCCCTCCACCGTCATGTCCGCACTGCAGCGACAGGCGCGCTCCTCGCACAGACCGCAACTCACCCTCGAGACCCTGCTCGACCACCTCGCCCTCTGTGGCGCCCCAGCCTTCGTGCGCGCCGCGAAGGCACAAAGATGGCGGCTCTCTGCGGACGACTGA